In one Streptomyces marincola genomic region, the following are encoded:
- a CDS encoding SDR family oxidoreductase — protein sequence MNAFQDKAALVTGASRGLGHAIALRLARGGALVAVHYVRDAEGARRTVELIEKEGGNAFTVRAELGEPQGVASLFTDVAEGLRERTGDPGVDILVNNAGVKVAGAPQDATAEDFDRLIAVNARAPFLATVHALTTLRDGGRVINISSGLTRLRDPASVVYAMTKGALEQLTQHLAPVLGARGITINTVLPGATRTGQPFWNDPDLAAQITAMSPLRRAGEPEDVADVVAFLASEQGRWVTGSAIDASGGALVG from the coding sequence ATGAACGCTTTCCAGGACAAGGCGGCGCTGGTCACGGGCGCCAGCCGCGGCCTCGGGCACGCCATCGCGCTGCGCCTCGCACGGGGCGGCGCGCTGGTCGCCGTGCACTACGTGCGCGACGCGGAGGGCGCCCGCCGGACCGTCGAGCTGATTGAGAAGGAGGGAGGGAACGCGTTCACCGTGCGTGCCGAGCTCGGCGAGCCGCAGGGTGTGGCGTCCCTCTTCACGGACGTGGCGGAAGGGCTGCGCGAGCGGACCGGCGATCCGGGGGTCGACATCCTCGTCAACAACGCCGGGGTGAAAGTGGCGGGGGCGCCCCAGGACGCCACCGCAGAGGACTTCGACCGGCTGATCGCGGTGAACGCGAGGGCACCGTTCCTGGCCACCGTCCACGCGCTGACGACGTTGCGCGACGGTGGCAGGGTCATCAACATCTCCTCCGGGCTCACGCGGCTGCGCGATCCGGCCTCGGTCGTCTACGCCATGACCAAGGGCGCGCTGGAGCAGCTGACGCAGCATCTGGCCCCCGTGCTCGGGGCACGCGGCATCACGATCAACACCGTGCTGCCCGGCGCGACCCGCACCGGGCAGCCGTTCTGGAACGACCCGGACCTGGCCGCCCAGATCACCGCGATGTCACCGCTGCGGCGGGCCGGCGAGCCGGAGGACGTCGCCGACGTCGTGGCATTCCTCGCCTCGGAACAGGGCCGCTGGGTCACCGGATCGGCCATCGACGCCTCCGGCGGCGCGCTCGTGGGCTGA
- a CDS encoding ABC transporter substrate-binding protein has protein sequence MTLHRSRGVPLLVAVSLLVLSACGGDGSASEAAGNGEPVTGGTLVYGVNSAPQTLDPHVSPQDAAGLYARPVLDSLVAMDEEGEFHPWLATSWDISEDGTVYSFTLREDVTFSDGTPLDAEAVRTNLDRIVAPETMSAMAASFVEPYAATTVTGTHTFDIELSEPHAPLLAALSTAYFGIQSPQSLQRSPEEIAREIVGSGPYAVEEFSPSTGITYQRNENYAWQPATAERDGAAYLERLEFRVMAEDSVRFGALTSGQVDAIGNLPPSSLRQAEGIDGLWLSELQAPGGPYAYFPNTERGVFTDRRVRQAFRDGIDFRSLVEQLFFGAFAPAWGPLSPTTPGYDPGIEEAWGHDPDGAAALLDEAGWDETDAEGYRVKDGQRLTAVWPFVSSGAGELGDVLAEQVQAEAAKIGFEVVFDTGSQGELVEKYNRGEYDLMDVSWARNDPDALRNLFATSSIPTPDRFSHNAARLSDPQVDEWLDQALATTDPQARAELYGSVQRWLTEEAAVFPVHVSTNVVAGHEHVRDVRWDPQGYPLFHEAWVAR, from the coding sequence ATGACACTTCACCGCAGCCGCGGCGTCCCCCTGCTCGTCGCCGTATCACTTCTCGTTCTGAGTGCCTGTGGAGGCGACGGCTCGGCGAGCGAGGCGGCGGGCAACGGAGAGCCGGTCACCGGCGGAACGCTGGTCTACGGGGTCAACTCCGCGCCCCAGACCCTCGATCCGCACGTCAGTCCGCAGGACGCCGCAGGGCTCTACGCCAGGCCGGTCCTCGACTCGCTCGTGGCCATGGACGAGGAGGGCGAGTTCCACCCGTGGCTCGCCACATCCTGGGACATATCCGAGGACGGAACCGTCTACAGTTTCACCCTCCGCGAGGATGTGACGTTCAGCGACGGCACCCCGCTGGACGCCGAGGCCGTGCGGACCAACCTGGACCGCATCGTCGCGCCGGAGACCATGTCCGCGATGGCCGCCAGCTTCGTCGAGCCCTACGCGGCCACGACCGTCACCGGGACCCACACCTTCGACATCGAACTGTCCGAGCCGCACGCGCCGCTGCTCGCGGCCCTGTCGACGGCGTACTTCGGTATCCAGTCACCGCAGTCGCTCCAGCGGAGCCCCGAGGAGATCGCCCGCGAGATCGTCGGCTCCGGGCCCTACGCCGTCGAGGAGTTCTCCCCGAGCACCGGCATCACCTACCAGCGCAACGAGAACTACGCCTGGCAGCCGGCGACCGCCGAGCGAGACGGCGCGGCGTACCTGGAGCGACTGGAGTTCCGCGTCATGGCGGAGGACTCCGTGCGATTCGGCGCACTGACCAGCGGACAGGTCGACGCCATCGGCAACCTCCCGCCGAGCAGTCTGCGCCAGGCCGAGGGCATCGACGGGCTGTGGCTGTCGGAACTCCAGGCCCCCGGCGGCCCCTACGCCTACTTCCCCAACACCGAGCGGGGCGTGTTCACCGACCGGCGCGTCCGGCAGGCGTTCCGCGACGGCATCGACTTCAGGTCACTGGTCGAACAGCTCTTCTTCGGGGCCTTCGCGCCCGCCTGGGGGCCGCTGTCGCCGACCACCCCCGGCTACGACCCGGGCATCGAAGAGGCGTGGGGCCACGACCCCGACGGCGCTGCCGCGCTCCTGGACGAGGCCGGATGGGACGAGACGGACGCAGAGGGCTACCGGGTCAAGGACGGTCAACGCCTCACCGCCGTCTGGCCGTTCGTGTCCTCCGGAGCCGGAGAGCTCGGCGACGTGCTGGCCGAGCAGGTGCAGGCGGAGGCCGCCAAAATCGGCTTCGAGGTCGTCTTCGACACCGGCTCCCAGGGCGAACTGGTGGAGAAGTACAACCGGGGCGAGTACGACCTGATGGACGTCAGCTGGGCCCGCAACGACCCCGACGCGCTGCGCAACCTCTTCGCGACATCCAGCATCCCCACCCCGGACCGCTTCTCGCACAACGCGGCCCGGCTGTCGGACCCGCAGGTCGACGAGTGGCTCGACCAGGCCCTGGCGACCACCGACCCGCAGGCCCGCGCCGAACTGTACGGCTCGGTCCAGCGCTGGCTCACGGAAGAGGCCGCCGTGTTCCCCGTGCACGTCAGCACGAACGTCGTCGCCGGACACGAGCACGTGCGGGACGTGCGCTGGGACCCGCAGGGCTACCCGCTCTTCCACGAGGCGTGGGTGGCCCGGTGA
- a CDS encoding nuclear transport factor 2 family protein yields MPTSPSPASGALPGAGPADDSLLSQVTALRAEVAALRDRADVAALCDRYVGYLDHGRDHDDWFGSVFTEDARLTFPFGEYEGFAGLAAFQDMARTTFERTHHIGGTNDIDIDNDRARVRGIVLAVHLRRGDEPDSHFQIGGHYRADVVRTPAGWRLSGFFFDLVWRAGEPPRQAAAATSG; encoded by the coding sequence ATGCCGACCTCACCAAGCCCCGCCTCCGGCGCCCTTCCGGGCGCCGGACCCGCCGACGACTCCCTCCTCTCCCAGGTGACCGCCCTGCGCGCCGAGGTGGCCGCCCTGCGCGACCGGGCGGACGTGGCGGCGCTGTGCGACCGCTACGTCGGGTACCTCGACCACGGCCGGGACCACGACGACTGGTTCGGTTCCGTCTTCACCGAGGACGCCCGCCTGACCTTTCCGTTCGGCGAATACGAGGGTTTCGCCGGGCTCGCCGCGTTCCAGGACATGGCCCGCACCACCTTCGAACGCACGCACCACATCGGTGGCACGAACGACATCGACATCGACAACGACCGCGCCCGCGTGCGGGGCATCGTGCTCGCGGTGCACCTGCGCCGGGGCGACGAACCCGACAGCCACTTCCAGATCGGCGGCCACTACCGCGCCGATGTGGTGCGCACCCCCGCCGGCTGGCGCCTGTCCGGCTTCTTCTTCGACCTCGTCTGGCGCGCCGGTGAACCGCCGCGACAGGCAGCCGCCGCGACCTCCGGCTGA
- a CDS encoding ABC transporter permease gives MSPGAAPARTAGPRRVRFTPGLWAACLFLGLITLAGIAPGLLAPASPTETDVLRALQAPSSEHLLGTDANGRDVLSRIIHGARPSLLAGLGATALAVVGGTVLGLLAALGGRVLDEIVMRLVDVVLSLPGMLLALLVLSITGPGTGGTLLAIAVFSIPIYARLIRVQAMVIKRSEYVEAATSLGLGRPRIIIRHILPNAFAPLVVLATIGVGAALVAASSLSFLGFGPQPPDPEWGAMLSDGRDYFSLAWWIAIFPGAAISLTVLSITVVGRRLQRRSEASAAPRPRAARRADLPAAPSPGPAHDDRGGHRP, from the coding sequence ATGAGCCCCGGCGCCGCACCGGCGCGGACGGCGGGCCCCCGGCGCGTCCGGTTCACCCCGGGCCTGTGGGCCGCCTGCCTCTTCCTCGGGCTGATCACCCTGGCGGGAATCGCCCCCGGTCTGCTGGCACCGGCGTCCCCCACGGAGACGGACGTGCTGCGCGCCTTGCAGGCACCCAGCTCCGAGCACCTGCTCGGCACCGACGCCAACGGGCGCGACGTCCTCAGCCGCATCATCCACGGCGCCAGGCCCTCGCTGCTCGCGGGCCTGGGCGCCACCGCGCTCGCGGTGGTGGGCGGCACCGTGCTCGGGCTGCTCGCCGCACTCGGCGGGCGCGTTCTGGACGAGATCGTCATGCGCCTGGTCGATGTCGTGCTCTCGCTGCCCGGCATGCTGCTCGCGCTGCTGGTGCTGAGCATCACCGGCCCGGGAACCGGGGGAACGCTCCTGGCCATCGCCGTCTTCAGCATCCCGATCTACGCCCGGCTCATCCGCGTGCAGGCGATGGTGATCAAGCGTTCCGAGTACGTGGAGGCCGCCACCTCGCTCGGACTCGGCCGCCCGCGCATCATCATCCGGCACATCCTCCCCAACGCCTTCGCGCCGCTCGTGGTGCTGGCGACCATCGGGGTCGGGGCCGCGCTGGTGGCGGCCTCCTCCCTCAGCTTCCTCGGCTTCGGCCCGCAGCCGCCCGACCCGGAGTGGGGCGCGATGCTCAGCGACGGGCGCGACTACTTCTCGCTGGCCTGGTGGATCGCGATTTTCCCCGGCGCCGCGATCAGCCTGACCGTGCTGTCGATCACCGTCGTCGGCCGCCGGCTCCAGCGGCGTTCCGAGGCGAGCGCCGCCCCCCGGCCGCGCGCCGCGCGCCGGGCGGACCTGCCGGCCGCCCCGAGCCCCGGCCCCGCGCACGACGACCGAGGAGGTCACCGCCCATGA
- a CDS encoding NDP-hexose 2,3-dehydratase family protein yields the protein MTASRLARGGTGRADPAPVLVPRADTTLPPRLAASAARTFPDGGSDPGGVLGWLAERAGAHAFTVRRTPLDELDGWSFSPDGGDLVHRTGGFFQITGLAAEVGEGPVRHWEQPIIRQPETGILGLLAKEIDGVLHFLLQAKMEPGNRNLVQLSPTVQATRSNYARLHRGSPVRYLEYFTGRAPGRVHTDVLQSEHGSWFHGKRNRNMLVETGDDVPAHDDFRWLTLGQIGQLLRHDNVVNMDTRTVLASLPVADAAEPALHSDADLLSWLSAERTRRELSARRIPLSEVAGWRRRDGVIARPDGHYFRVVGVSVSAGSREVSGWSQPMLEPTGTGVVAFLHQHVEGVPHLLVQARVEAGFRDVVELGPTVQATPRNWERLPPGDRPPFLAAVREAPRRRVHYRAVHSEEGGRFLNAESHYLFVAADESQRRRRPPDDFRWITPAQLSMLAARGMHVNVQARTLLACLRSGAVPLAPP from the coding sequence GTGACGGCGTCGCGCCTCGCCCGGGGCGGCACCGGCCGGGCGGACCCCGCGCCTGTGCTGGTGCCGCGGGCCGACACCACGCTTCCCCCGCGGCTCGCCGCGTCCGCGGCCCGCACGTTCCCCGACGGCGGAAGCGACCCGGGCGGCGTGCTCGGGTGGCTCGCGGAACGGGCCGGTGCGCACGCGTTCACGGTGCGCAGGACCCCGCTCGACGAACTGGACGGGTGGTCGTTCTCGCCGGACGGCGGCGACCTGGTGCACCGCACGGGCGGGTTCTTCCAGATCACCGGCCTCGCCGCTGAGGTCGGCGAGGGGCCGGTGCGCCACTGGGAACAGCCCATCATCCGGCAGCCGGAGACGGGCATCCTCGGGCTGCTCGCCAAGGAGATCGACGGCGTTCTGCACTTCCTGCTCCAGGCCAAGATGGAGCCGGGCAACCGCAACCTGGTGCAGCTGTCCCCGACCGTCCAGGCCACCCGCAGCAACTACGCGCGCCTGCACCGTGGTTCGCCCGTCCGGTACCTGGAGTACTTCACCGGAAGGGCGCCGGGCCGGGTGCACACGGACGTGCTCCAGTCGGAACACGGCTCCTGGTTCCACGGCAAGCGCAACCGCAACATGCTCGTGGAGACCGGTGACGACGTGCCGGCGCACGACGACTTCCGCTGGCTGACCCTGGGGCAGATCGGGCAGCTGCTGCGGCACGACAACGTCGTCAACATGGACACGCGCACCGTGCTCGCCTCGCTCCCGGTCGCCGACGCGGCGGAACCCGCCCTGCACAGCGACGCGGACCTGCTCTCCTGGCTCTCGGCGGAACGCACGCGGCGGGAGCTGTCGGCGCGGCGCATTCCGCTGTCCGAGGTCGCCGGCTGGCGGCGCCGCGACGGGGTGATCGCCCGGCCGGACGGCCACTACTTCCGCGTGGTCGGCGTGTCGGTCTCGGCCGGCAGCCGGGAGGTGTCCGGCTGGTCGCAACCCATGCTGGAGCCGACCGGCACCGGAGTGGTGGCCTTCCTCCACCAGCACGTCGAGGGCGTGCCGCACCTGCTGGTCCAGGCCCGTGTCGAGGCGGGGTTCCGCGACGTGGTGGAGCTGGGCCCCACCGTGCAGGCGACCCCGCGCAACTGGGAACGGCTGCCGCCGGGCGACCGGCCGCCGTTCCTGGCCGCCGTGCGCGAGGCGCCCCGGCGGCGCGTCCACTATCGCGCCGTGCACTCCGAGGAAGGCGGCCGTTTCCTCAACGCCGAGAGTCACTACCTCTTCGTGGCCGCGGACGAGTCGCAGCGGCGACGGCGCCCGCCCGACGACTTCCGGTGGATCACCCCGGCCCAGCTGTCCATGCTGGCCGCACGGGGGATGCACGTGAACGTCCAGGCGCGGACGCTGCTGGCCTGTCTGCGCAGCGGAGCTGTCCCGCTCGCCCCGCCCTGA
- a CDS encoding ABC transporter permease codes for MTTPTIPPVGDIPGAPAGGRPAAGRARGGWARAVLLRLTTSVLLLWSAVTVSFGLLHLTPGSVEDSLVGMESVSPEVRAEIVAAYGLDRSLIEQYGSYLGRLLRGDLGHSYQLHESVASAIGSRLGASLSLAVASMALALLVALSLAVLTARRARWLRSLSSGVELLGVSVPAFWVGILLLTVFSFELGWFPAFGGDGLTGLVLPAVAVAVSMTALLSQVLREGLELALDQPFVLTARSRGMSELAVRLRHALRHALLPVVTLAGWMFGALISSLVVIEQVFNRDGVGRLVLNAVASKDMPIVTGVVLLTAAVYIGINVLLDLLYPIIDPRLRGAS; via the coding sequence GTGACCACTCCCACCATCCCACCCGTCGGCGACATCCCCGGCGCCCCGGCGGGCGGCCGACCGGCGGCCGGGCGCGCACGCGGCGGGTGGGCGCGCGCGGTGCTGCTGCGGCTCACCACCTCCGTGCTGCTGCTGTGGAGCGCCGTCACCGTGTCCTTCGGGCTGCTCCACCTGACACCCGGCAGCGTGGAGGACTCCCTCGTCGGCATGGAGAGTGTCAGCCCCGAGGTCCGGGCCGAGATCGTCGCGGCCTACGGCCTCGACCGCTCCCTGATCGAACAGTACGGCTCCTACCTGGGCCGGCTGCTGCGAGGCGACCTCGGCCACTCCTACCAGCTCCACGAGTCGGTCGCCTCCGCCATCGGTTCCCGGCTGGGCGCCTCGCTGTCCCTCGCGGTCGCCTCCATGGCACTCGCGCTGCTGGTCGCCCTGTCCCTGGCGGTGCTGACGGCCCGCAGGGCCCGCTGGCTGCGCTCCCTGTCCTCCGGCGTCGAACTGCTCGGAGTCTCGGTGCCGGCCTTCTGGGTCGGCATCCTGCTGCTGACCGTCTTCTCCTTCGAGCTGGGGTGGTTCCCCGCCTTCGGCGGGGACGGACTCACCGGCCTGGTGCTCCCCGCCGTCGCCGTGGCGGTCTCGATGACCGCCCTCCTCTCCCAGGTGCTGCGCGAGGGCCTTGAACTGGCGCTCGATCAGCCGTTCGTCCTCACGGCCAGGTCGCGCGGAATGTCGGAACTGGCCGTGAGGCTGCGCCACGCGCTGCGGCACGCGCTCCTCCCGGTCGTCACGCTGGCCGGGTGGATGTTCGGCGCGCTGATCAGCAGCCTGGTGGTGATCGAACAGGTCTTCAACCGCGACGGTGTCGGCCGGCTCGTCCTCAACGCGGTCGCCTCCAAGGACATGCCGATCGTGACGGGCGTCGTCCTGCTCACCGCGGCCGTCTACATCGGGATCAACGTGCTGCTCGACCTGCTGTACCCCATCATCGACCCGCGCCTGCGAGGCGCGTCATGA
- a CDS encoding DegT/DnrJ/EryC1/StrS family aminotransferase → MTTRVWSYLHEYEQEKDDILSAVEQVFSSGQLVLGESVRGFETEFAAYHGLPYCTGVDNGTNALKLGLQALGVGPGDEVITVSNTAAPTVVAIASTGATPVFVDVREEDFLIDPRLVEAAVTPRTKALLPVHLYGQCVDMAPLREVAARHGLAVLEDCAQAHGARHHGELAGTMGDAAAFSFYPTKVLGAYGDGGAVVTASADTDEAMRQLRYYGMAEVYYVVRSPGHNARLDEVQAEILRRKLRRLDAYIAARNAVARRYEEGLGDLTGPGGLLLPATNPGNTHVYYVYVVRHPLRDKIIEALKRYDIALNISYPWPVHTMSGFRHLGHREGDLPTTERLAREIFSLPMYPSLPRETQERTIEALREVLVAL, encoded by the coding sequence ATGACGACCCGGGTGTGGAGCTACCTCCACGAGTACGAGCAGGAGAAGGACGACATCCTCTCCGCCGTTGAACAGGTTTTCTCTTCCGGCCAGTTGGTGCTCGGCGAAAGCGTGCGCGGCTTCGAGACCGAATTCGCCGCCTACCACGGCCTGCCGTACTGCACAGGCGTCGACAACGGCACCAACGCCCTCAAGCTGGGCCTCCAGGCGCTCGGCGTCGGCCCGGGCGACGAGGTGATCACCGTCTCCAACACGGCCGCCCCCACCGTGGTCGCCATCGCGAGCACGGGGGCGACCCCCGTGTTCGTCGACGTGCGGGAGGAGGACTTCCTCATCGACCCCCGGCTGGTGGAGGCCGCCGTCACCCCGCGCACCAAGGCGCTGCTGCCGGTGCACCTGTACGGGCAGTGCGTCGACATGGCGCCGCTGCGCGAGGTGGCCGCGCGGCACGGCCTGGCCGTCCTGGAGGACTGCGCCCAGGCGCACGGCGCGCGCCACCACGGGGAACTGGCGGGCACGATGGGCGACGCCGCGGCGTTCTCCTTCTACCCCACCAAGGTGCTCGGTGCCTACGGCGACGGCGGAGCGGTGGTCACGGCGTCCGCCGACACGGACGAGGCCATGCGGCAGCTGCGCTACTACGGCATGGCCGAGGTGTACTACGTGGTGCGCTCTCCCGGCCACAATGCGCGCCTCGACGAGGTGCAGGCCGAGATCCTGCGGCGCAAGCTGCGCAGGCTGGACGCCTACATCGCGGCGCGCAACGCCGTCGCGCGCCGCTACGAGGAGGGGCTCGGCGACCTCACGGGCCCCGGCGGGCTGCTGCTGCCCGCCACCAACCCGGGCAACACCCACGTGTACTACGTCTACGTGGTCCGCCACCCCCTGCGCGACAAGATCATCGAGGCGCTGAAGCGCTACGACATCGCGCTGAACATCAGCTACCCGTGGCCGGTGCACACCATGAGCGGATTCCGGCACCTCGGCCACCGCGAGGGCGACCTGCCGACGACCGAGCGCCTGGCCCGGGAGATCTTCTCGCTGCCGATGTACCCCTCCCTGCCCCGGGAGACGCAGGAGCGGACGATCGAAGCCCTGCGCGAGGTGCTGGTCGCGCTGTGA
- a CDS encoding dTDP-4-dehydrorhamnose 3,5-epimerase family protein has protein sequence MEIRALDIAGAYEFTPPVFTDERGLFASPYREEAFHKALGRPLFQVRQVSHNLSMRGVLRGIHYTATPPGSAKYVCCPHGAVRDFLVDLRVGSPTFGRHETTSLSGETGRALYVPVGVGHAFLSTAEVSLVTYLLSAEYQPANELALDPLDPAIGLPLPLSEPFHPPVQSQRDREAPSLGEAADRGLLPAYEDCLAAEELL, from the coding sequence ATGGAGATACGCGCACTCGACATCGCCGGAGCGTACGAGTTCACCCCACCGGTATTCACCGACGAGCGGGGGCTGTTCGCCTCCCCCTACCGCGAGGAGGCGTTCCACAAGGCGCTCGGCCGCCCCCTCTTCCAGGTCCGGCAGGTCAGTCACAACCTGTCGATGCGCGGTGTGCTGCGCGGCATTCACTACACCGCGACGCCACCCGGCTCCGCCAAGTACGTCTGCTGCCCGCACGGCGCGGTGCGCGACTTCCTGGTGGACCTGCGGGTGGGTTCCCCGACGTTCGGCCGGCACGAGACCACCTCCCTCAGCGGCGAAACGGGGCGCGCGCTGTACGTGCCGGTGGGAGTGGGACACGCGTTCCTCTCGACCGCCGAGGTGTCCCTGGTCACCTATCTGCTCTCCGCCGAGTACCAGCCCGCCAACGAGCTGGCCCTCGACCCGCTCGACCCGGCCATCGGCCTGCCCCTCCCCCTGTCGGAGCCGTTCCACCCGCCGGTGCAGTCGCAGCGCGACCGCGAGGCGCCCTCGCTCGGCGAGGCGGCGGACCGCGGTCTCCTGCCCGCCTACGAGGACTGCCTGGCCGCGGAGGAACTGCTGTGA
- a CDS encoding FAD-dependent monooxygenase, which yields MDTDVIIVGAGPTGLMLAGELRLQGAGVIVIDRLAEPTGQSRGLGFTARAMEVFDQRGLLPRFGKLETSPFGHFGGIQFDYTVLPDAHFGARGIPQSQTEDVLAGWAVELGADLRRGWEFRALAEEEGRVVIDVGTPEGDRRLSASYLVGCDGGHSAVRKAAGIDFPGTPPTRDMYLADVRGRDLAPRFLGERKPEGMVMAAPLGGGVHRIIVCPHGTVPRERGQAIPYREVADAWLRITGEDISDLTPGWVSSFTDATGLAAQYRRGRVLLAGDAAHVHLPAGGQGLSFGVQDAVNLGWKLAADIRGWAPPGLLDTYHTERHAAGVRLLLHTRLQGQSFLGGDEAEPLRAVLTELIAHEDVRRHLAGSVSHLDLRYDVGPGEHPLLGRRLPPRAVRTVNGAVTTTELLRGGQGLLLDLSGGQGAGSAELATAGERWKSRVVTVHGRLPDPAVDAVLAGTGALLARPDGHIVWTAADDVRLQEALERWFGPAPADG from the coding sequence ATGGACACGGACGTCATCATCGTCGGAGCAGGGCCCACCGGCCTGATGCTCGCCGGCGAACTCCGGCTGCAAGGCGCCGGGGTGATCGTGATCGACCGCCTCGCCGAGCCGACCGGCCAGTCCCGCGGCCTGGGCTTCACCGCCCGGGCGATGGAGGTGTTCGACCAGCGCGGTCTGCTGCCGCGCTTCGGAAAACTGGAGACCAGCCCGTTCGGCCACTTCGGCGGCATCCAGTTCGACTACACGGTGCTGCCGGACGCGCACTTCGGCGCCCGCGGCATCCCGCAGTCGCAGACGGAGGACGTGCTTGCGGGGTGGGCCGTCGAACTCGGCGCGGACCTCCGCCGCGGCTGGGAGTTCCGCGCGCTGGCCGAGGAGGAGGGCCGGGTCGTGATCGACGTCGGCACCCCGGAGGGCGACCGGCGGCTGAGCGCCTCCTACCTCGTCGGGTGCGACGGCGGCCACAGCGCGGTGCGCAAGGCCGCGGGCATCGACTTCCCCGGCACCCCGCCGACGCGGGACATGTATCTCGCCGACGTCCGGGGCCGCGACCTGGCACCGCGGTTCCTCGGCGAGCGGAAGCCGGAAGGCATGGTGATGGCGGCGCCCCTGGGCGGGGGCGTGCACCGGATCATCGTGTGCCCGCACGGCACGGTACCCCGCGAACGCGGCCAGGCGATTCCCTACCGCGAGGTGGCCGACGCCTGGCTGCGGATCACCGGGGAGGACATCAGCGACCTGACCCCGGGCTGGGTCAGCTCGTTCACCGACGCGACCGGGCTGGCCGCACAGTACCGGCGCGGACGCGTGCTCCTCGCGGGCGACGCCGCCCACGTCCACCTCCCGGCCGGCGGGCAGGGCCTGAGCTTCGGCGTCCAGGACGCGGTGAACCTCGGCTGGAAGCTCGCCGCCGACATCCGCGGCTGGGCACCGCCAGGACTGCTCGACACCTACCACACGGAACGGCACGCGGCGGGCGTGCGGCTGCTGCTCCACACGCGCCTCCAGGGGCAGTCCTTCCTCGGCGGCGACGAGGCGGAGCCGCTGCGCGCGGTGCTGACGGAACTGATCGCCCACGAGGACGTGCGCCGGCACCTGGCCGGGTCCGTCAGCCATCTGGACCTGCGGTACGACGTGGGCCCGGGCGAGCACCCGCTGCTCGGCCGCAGGCTGCCGCCGCGCGCGGTGCGTACCGTGAACGGCGCCGTGACCACCACGGAACTCCTGCGCGGCGGCCAGGGCCTGCTGCTCGACCTCTCCGGTGGGCAGGGCGCCGGCTCCGCCGAGCTCGCCACGGCCGGCGAGCGCTGGAAGAGCCGGGTCGTGACGGTCCACGGCCGGCTGCCCGACCCCGCCGTGGACGCGGTGCTCGCCGGCACCGGCGCCCTGCTGGCACGGCCGGACGGCCACATCGTGTGGACGGCCGCGGACGACGTCCGGCTCCAGGAGGCACTGGAACGGTGGTTCGGCCCGGCGCCCGCCGACGGCTGA
- the rfbB gene encoding dTDP-glucose 4,6-dehydratase, producing the protein MRILVTGGAGFIGSHYVRSLLAGEYTGGAPVAVTVLDALTYAGRRGNIPADGLDFVHGDVCDLPLLLDLFPGHDAVVHFAAESHVDRSVVSGVEFARSNVQGSQAVLEAALRSGVPRVVHVSTDEVYGSIERGSWTEEYPLLPNSPYAASKAGSDLLARAYWRTHGLNVSVTRCSNNYGPYQHAEKLIPRFITRLLRGATVPLYGSGRNVREWLHVADHCRAVHHVLTGGRAGEIYHVGGGEERTNLEVAQRLAALCGADPGLIRHVTDRKGHDLRYSLDDSKIRRELGYAPRIAFEDGLRSTVDWYREHTEWWAAPAAQGPDPDPLPHPVTSPRARTGQLP; encoded by the coding sequence ATGAGAATCCTCGTCACCGGCGGCGCCGGTTTCATCGGCTCGCACTACGTCCGTTCGCTGCTGGCCGGCGAGTACACCGGCGGCGCGCCCGTCGCAGTCACCGTGCTCGACGCCCTGACGTACGCGGGACGCCGCGGCAACATCCCGGCGGACGGGCTCGACTTCGTGCACGGCGACGTCTGCGACCTGCCGCTGCTGCTCGACCTGTTCCCCGGCCACGACGCGGTGGTGCATTTCGCGGCCGAGTCCCACGTGGACAGGTCGGTGGTCTCCGGCGTGGAGTTCGCCCGCAGCAACGTGCAGGGCAGCCAGGCCGTGCTGGAGGCGGCCCTGCGCAGCGGGGTGCCCCGCGTGGTCCACGTCTCCACCGACGAGGTGTACGGGTCCATCGAGCGCGGCTCGTGGACGGAGGAGTACCCGTTGCTGCCCAACTCGCCCTACGCCGCTTCCAAGGCGGGCTCCGACCTGCTGGCGCGCGCCTACTGGCGCACCCACGGGCTGAACGTCTCGGTGACGCGGTGCAGCAACAACTACGGCCCCTACCAGCACGCCGAGAAGCTCATTCCCCGGTTCATCACCCGGCTGCTCAGGGGCGCCACCGTGCCGCTGTACGGCAGCGGTCGCAACGTCCGCGAGTGGCTGCACGTGGCGGACCACTGCCGGGCCGTGCACCACGTGCTCACCGGCGGGCGGGCCGGGGAGATCTACCACGTCGGGGGAGGGGAGGAGCGGACCAACCTCGAAGTCGCCCAGCGTCTCGCGGCGTTGTGCGGAGCCGACCCCGGGCTCATCCGGCACGTGACCGACCGGAAGGGCCACGACCTGCGGTACTCGCTGGACGACAGCAAGATCCGGCGGGAGCTGGGCTACGCGCCGCGCATCGCCTTCGAGGACGGGCTGCGCTCCACCGTCGACTGGTACCGCGAACACACCGAGTGGTGGGCGGCCCCCGCGGCCCAGGGTCCCGATCCCGACCCCCTCCCGCACCCGGTCACCAGCCCGCGGGCCCGCACCGGCCAGCTGCCCTGA